In Lactococcus protaetiae, the genomic window GCAAGGTTAAGAAGAAGGGCAAAACCGATAGACCAACCCACTGCGATAGCAATCGAGCGCGAAAGTCCTTGATTAATCCGTTTATATTGCTTGGCGCCATAGTTTTGAGCGCCAAAAGTTGCCATTGCGAGCCCGATAGACATCATCGGAAGCATAGCAAGCTGATCGATTTTGGACACGATGGCTTGGGTAGCGACGGCATTTGTTCCCATCTTATTAAGTGCGATTTGTAGAGTGATAGAGCCAATGGCGATAATGCTAGATTGAAAACCCATTGGCACAGCGAGTCTTGCATGATGTAGAATCTCTTTTGGGTTATAGCCCAATAAATCTTTAGTAAGATGAAAATCTGGCACTTTCTTTTTGATATGCCAAAAAAGATAGACAACTGAGATGGCTTGCGCCAGAATGGTTGCGGCACTTGAACCAAGCAGTCCAAGATGGAGGACAAGAATAGCAAAATACTCCAAACCAATATTTAAAATACTAGCGACAACAAGGGCATACAATGGCGTTTTGGAATCTCCAAGTGCGCGTAGGGCATTGGAGAGATAGGCATAAAGATTGGTTGCAATCATTCCACCAAGCATGATGGTTAAAAAAGTCTTTGCACCAGCAAAAATTTCGCTAGGAGTTTGCATCAATTCAAGAAGCGAGCCGACAAAAATAACAGAGACGATACTCAATAAAATAGAAATGGCAATCGTAAAATAAAGTCCTGTAATATATGATTTTTTGACTGAGTTTTTGTCCTTAGCTCCGAAGCGCTGGGCGGTCAGAATTGTTAGTCCAGCAGTCATCCCTTGAGCAAATCCGACAATGAGGAAATTGATTGAGCCAGTTGCTCCAACGGAAGCTAGGGCATCTTTTCCGAGTGTTTGTCCAACAATCAACGTATCAGCGGTATTATAGAGGACCTGGAAGAAGTTTCCTAAAAGTAGTGGCAAGGTAAAGGCGATAAGCCCTTTGAGGATATTTCCTTTTGTTAAATCTTTCATTTTTCCCTAATTACTAATTTCTCGTATCCACCGAGAAAGCGTTTAAATATGATTTCTTTATTTTAGACCATTTTGATTGCTTTTACAAGGGCTTATCTTGATAAAAGCTGAGAAATTAGGGCTTAGTCATAAATATTACAACAAAAAAAGCCCGACTTCATTGACTGAAGTCCGAGCTTTTGCTTATATCAGAATTATTTTTCGATATTTACAGCTTGAGGTCCGCGAGGGCCGTCTTCGATATCAAAAGTTACTTTTTGACCTTCGTCGAGGGTTTTGAATCCGTCGCCTTGGATAGCTGAGAAGTGTGCAAATACGTCTTTTCCGTCTTCAGCAGTGATGAATCCGAAACCTTTAGTTGCGTTAAACCATTTTACAGTTCCTTGTGCCATTTTGTTACATCCTTTCTGTAAATTATAAATCTTATTTTGGGAAAAGAATGGAACAAATGTTACAATCATGATTCTAAAACAAAAACTTACAGCTTTATGATAACATAGTTAGTATGGAAAATAAAGTGTTAATTCGCAAAAAAATGATAAATTTACTAAATAATTTTTCTGCCGACGAAAAAAAGCGGCAAACTGGTGAGATTTTATCAGCTTTAATGGCTTCAAAAACATGGGGAAATGCTGATAAAATCGCACTTTATATGGCAACACCAATGGAATTTGATTTGTCGAGACTTTTTGAGGTGACTGACAAGGAAATTTTGATTCCTAAATGTTTGCCTAAACGTCAGATGATTTTTGCAAAGTATGACACAAAACATTTGGTTCGCTCAAATTTTGGACTGATGGAGCCAGATTCAATGGTTGAAGTTATCCCTGACTTGATTGTCGTTCCTGGTTTGGCATGGAATGAGCAGGGGTATCGTATTGGATTTGGTGGAGGTTACTATGACCGTTATTTGTCGGGATTTGAGGGTTTAACAGTGTCTGTGATTTATGATTTCCAAAAAGTAGATTTTACACCAGAAGCGCATGATATTGCAGTTCATGAAGTTTTTACTGCTGCAAGAAAGGATTAGAATACAAAAATAATGAATTTAAATGACTTTAAACGCGATGTAACTCGCTATAAAGCGACCTATATTCTCGCTTTATTTACGACAATTGTTTGGCTTTGGCAATTTATAAGCTTTGGCTCAGCGGCAACTTCTGGGATTAATTTATTTAATGCTGGCGCTTTATTTGGACCTGCAATTGTGCAAGACCCGACTCAATTGTGGCGACTGGTGACACCGATTTTTGTTCATATTGGTTGGATGCATTTTCTGATGAATATGTTGACGCTTGTCTTTATTGGTCGGCAGATTGAGACGATTTTTGGCTCTTTACGGTTTACTGCGATTTATATTTTGGCGGGTGTGTTCGGAAATGCGATGACTTTTTTACTTACACCAAATACTTTGTCAGCGGGCGCGTCAACCTCTCTTTTCGGGCTGTTCGCTGCTGTGGCAGGATTGGGATTTTTTACAGGACATCCTTTTCTTAGACAAATCGGAAAAACTTTTGCTGTGTTGATTGTTGCGAATTTACTTTTTAATACTTTTGATTTGAGTACCATCAACATTTGGGGGCATATCGGTGGGGCGCTGGGCGGAGCTCTTCTTTCTGCTATATTTCCTCCAAAAGCATTTAGACCCTCAATCCCAGAGCATTATCGCTGGTTTTCGGTGATTGCCTTTGTTTTCTTGCTTATTGCCTTTGTTGGTCTTTCTTTTGTAAGATAAGGGGATATTGCGGAGACTGGATGATATATGGGTTCCGCTTTAATTTAGCAAGGCGTGCTATCTTCGCCCTTTGGGCTACGCTGTCCATCCTCGCTACGGTGCTACGTGCTTCGCACGCCGTTCTGCGAACGGCTCCGTTGTCTGTTTGATTGCCATTTGGCGTTGTCTCTATTCTTGTCACTTTAGTGACTTAGAGATAGAGGACAAATGTTCATCGGCACTTTAGTGTCTTACAGCCAATGCCTTTTGCTCTTGGGGCTTTAAGCCCCTAAGCAAACGGACAAATGTCCTATGGTCATGCGAAGCTAGCTGCTAAAGCAGTAAGAGCAAAAGCCAAAGCGATAAGGCGAAATGGCAAGCTCTGTTTTCGTTCTACTGCCCTAGGGTCTTAGCGCTTTAGCGATTGCGATTTGAGCTTGTTGCTGTAGCAACTTAGCGAAATCGACAGCGGAGCAAAGCGAGATAGACTTCAGGGACAAGACCACTTCGCCTTGCGACTTTAGTCGCTTAGAGCGAATGGATAACGAAGCGAAGCGGAGGTGTGACCTCATATCTTTGATGTGAGGTTGTGCCCTAACATTGGTGGGGAGAAAGAATTCTCCACCAATGAAGTAATCACTTCAAAATCCGCTAGTATTTTGTTGGTGGCAATTTCAATGAGTATGACTTTTGCTCTTGGGGGAGCTATAACAAACGGAGAGTGTAGCGAGTAGACTGTTCATCATGGGCTGTGAAGTTCGCGAAGTGACATCAATCCGTTGTTGATTTTTACAGTGGTTTAGTTATAAAAAACTTATTTTGATGAGGAAAACATGAAAGTGCTTGCAATGCGATTCTAATCTTGCTAAAATTATTCTATAAAACGCAGTAAGTATAGTGAGTGTTAACTAGCGTGTTGTGACACTAGCTTTGCACCACGACATCAATTCGTTGTTGCTTAAAAGTATGGAGAAAGTTATGAAAATTAATAAAACAGTAGATGCACCACGAGAATTTATTTTTGAAAAAATCATTGATTCTTGTCTTTATGATATTGAGAAAAATACGGGGAAACGTCCAAAAGTTCGTAGCCTTAGTGGTTATGAATATACGAAAACCTTTGGAAAAAATCAAAAGGGAACGATTAAAATCAATGAATTAACTGACCCAAGTATCTATGAATTTACGACAAAAACGAATCGTAATACTTTTAAAACCCGTTGGGAATTACACAAGATTGATGATCGAAGTACAGATATTATCATTGAGGAAACTCAAAGTTCAAACGGTACAATACAGATGCTAAATGACAAATTTGTAGGATTGATTCTTGGACGATTTAAAAAACGTCAAATGTTGGCGGTTTTGGATAATATCAATCGAGCTTACAACGGAGGAAGAACACGGTAAAGGGTTTTTGAATCAATGAAAATAGAACATATTGGATTAATGGTTCAGGATTTGGAGCAGATGCGTCAGTTTTATGAGCATTATTTTGAGGCGAGCGCAGGAGAAAAATATCACAATCCTAAAACTACTTTTCAATCTTACTTTTTGAGTTTTGCTGATGGAGCAAGGTTAGAAATTGGGACAAAAGAGAATTCTGTCAGTCCTCTCAGAAATACTGTCAGCACAGGTTACGCACATTTGGCTATTTCTGTGGGGTCAAAAGAGCGTGTCAATCAACTTGTCCAGCAGTTTCAAACAGATGGTTTTACGATAAAATCAGGTCCGAGAACAACAGGTGATGGTTATTATGAAGCAGTAGTGCTTGATCCAGAGAAAAATGAAATTGAAATTACAATTTAGAATCGAAGTTTCAAGGAATATTTATAGTAATTTAACAGTTCTTTTAGATAAGCTGACATATTTTGTCAGTTTTTTTATTTTTTGTAAATTCATGCTTGTAAAATAAAACACAAAGTTTTATAATGAACTTGTTAATAAAGAAATGAAAAAAGGATATAAAAATATAAATATTAATAAAGGAGATTTTTATTATGAAAGCAGCAGTTGTACGTCAAAATCCAGACGGTTATGCTGATGTTGTCGAAAAAATGTTGCGTCCAATCAAGACAAATGAAGCATTGCTAGACATGAAATATTGTGGCATTTGCAACACGTCGTCTTGATGAAGTCAATGACATTATTGATGAGATGAAAGCAGGAAAAATCGAAGGACGTATGGTTATTGATTTTACAAAATAACCCTATTGAAGCAAGGCAGAGAGATTTTACAGTCTGGTAGAAAGAAGACACTAAAATGGAAACAGAACATTTAGTTAATTATTCAAGAGATGAATATCATAATCTTTCGCAATTTCAACAAGAAGAAATTACAAACAACTTTAAACAAGCGATTCTTTATAAGATAAAAGAAGAAAATATTGATATTGATGATGTCAGTGCAAAAGCGGGTTATTCTCCAGGAGATTTGTCAGCACTTTTACATTATGACACAGTCACTTACGAAACCCATGCAGAGCTTCAACGCATTTTGGCGGTGGTCAATAGCTTTGCACATTAATTCATGCTCCTAAAAAGAGGCAGCGACTTATTTTACAAGTCGCTGTTTTTTACTGACAGAATTTTACTGTTGAGAAATGCACTTAATGTGCCTTTTTATCAGTCACTTTAGTAATTAGAAAAAACGGGTAGCATAGTGAGTGTGATAAACGGAGACTGTTTGCAAAATAGTGTATGTGTCATGGTGTTATTTAGTTAGAAACAGGATTAGCCAGAGTGCTGACAGAAATCTTGTCAGCATCAAAATCAATGACAGATTTTGTTTCTCTTAACTTTGTGTTAAAATGAATTTATGAATACGAATACAAAAGAGAAAAAAGAACTGTTAGATTTGACGATTTATGCTTTCCATAAGCCTTTGACAGCAGCACGTGAGGCAGCATTCTACAAACTCCTAGAGTTTTCAAAAGCTTATCGCCATCTGGAAAATGAACGATTGACGTCAATGGTTATTGACACGCACTTTGACGTTTTTTGGAAAAAGCAACAACTCAAAATGTCAGGAGTTGGCTATGTCGCAAGTTACCCAGAAGCTAGGGGGAATGGGGCTATTCGTCAGCTAATGACCCAACTTTTGCGGGAAAATTATGAAGCTGGGACCGCTCTTTCTTATCTTGCACCATTTTCTTATCAATTTTATGGCAAATTTGGTTATTCGTATGCTTTTGACCAAAAATCCTATACGATGAAAGCAATAGATTTTCCTAAAGGTCAAAAAACAAAAGGCGAAATAACGAGAGAAGTGCTGACAGAGTCTGCTATTAATGATGATTCTGCTGATTCACTTTTGTCAGTACTGACAGAAATTCATCAGCAAGCTTACAATCAAGGTTCGCTCATTCGTCCACCGTATTTATGGGATTATTATTTCAAACACAAGTCTCAGCCGTATTTTGCGGTCTATCGTGAAGAGGGAAAGGCTCTAGGCTACCTTATTTACGAGTTTTCAGAAATGACTTTTGTTATTCGTGAATTGATTTTTTTGACAGAGTCTGCAAAACAAGCCCTATATCGATTTGTTTACAGCCATTCAGGAAGTTTCGAGAAGGTGTCGTGGGTTGCTACCAGCGACACTCAACTTGAGTACGATATGCCAGAGCCAACGCGTGCAACAATCCAGCTTATTCCTTATATGCAGGCGCGTATCATAAATTTACATGAGTTTTTGAAGATAAATGGTCAGCCCAATTTTGCTGCAGAAATCGTAGATGAACTTATTCCAGAAAATAATCAAATTGTAGGGACAGGAATACCAGAGAAGATGACAATTGGTGAATTTACAGCAAAGGTGTTGCGTGAAAATCATGCCATACTTCGTGAATATTTTTAATTAGGAATAATCAATTTTTTTATCAATAAAGTCAGCACTTTAAAAAATTCTTTGCCATTGGAGCAGAGAATTTTTTTATTTGGCGAGCGAGAAAAGATGAGAAGCTGATTTTATTGAAAAGTGTTTAATTTTACATTATTACAAGTATATTACTAAACGAGATTGGTATAGTCAGGTTTTTGTTGAAGATTAGGAAGCTCGGAAAGAAAGCGCTAAACCTATATAAAAATAAGATTTTTGCTTTATTGTTTCAATTTGAGAAACATGTTTTTTTGGCATGGATAACGCTTGCATTTTTGCTTTGAAAACCTTATCATAGAATTAAGATTTATTTCAGGTTAAAAATGAAATAAAAAATACATTAGATTTTATAATTGATTTCAGGGTGTTTGAGGTCGAAAAAAAGATAAATTTTAGATTTTTGTTGAAAATATGAATTTATGATTTTCTATTTTTCATGACGTTAGAACAAATGCTCTTTACAGCTTAAAGAAAAGGAGAAAAAATGGGAAAATTAGGAGTTTCCGTTTATCCAGAACGTTCAACTTTTGAAGCAGATAAAGCCTATCTTGACCTTGCTCATAAATATGGTTTCAAGCGTGTTTTTACTTCACTACTTGAGATTGATGGTGATAAAGATGCTGTCCTTGCGAGTTTCAAAAAAGTTGTAGATTATGCGAACGGACTTGATATGGAAGTGATGGTTGATATCAATCCAGGTCTCTTTAAACAACTTGATATCAGCTATGATGACCTGAGCTTTTTCCATGAGATGGGGGCGGACGGTGTTCGTCTTGATATCGGATTTACAGGAGCTGAGGAAGCGCGCATGACACGCAATCCGTATGGCATCAAGATTGAAATCAATATGAGCCAAGGGACAACTTATGTTGATAGTATTATGGATTATTCTCCTGATACAGAAAAACTTCTTGGCAGTCACAACTTCTACCCACATCGTTACACGGGACTTGAATTTAATCACTATGTGAAATGCACAGAGAAGTTTAATGGCTACAATCTCAATACAATGGCATTTGTTAATTCTCACGCAGCAACATTTGGACCGTGGCCAACTCAAGATGGACTATGTACCCTTGAAGACCACCGCGACCTTGACATTGCAACACAAGTGAAGCATTACAAACTTCTCGGAGGGATTAATGACATCACTATCGCTAATGCTTATGCAAGTGAAGAAGAACTGAGAGCAATGAGTGAAGCATTTAATG contains:
- a CDS encoding MATE family efflux transporter, giving the protein MKDLTKGNILKGLIAFTLPLLLGNFFQVLYNTADTLIVGQTLGKDALASVGATGSINFLIVGFAQGMTAGLTILTAQRFGAKDKNSVKKSYITGLYFTIAISILLSIVSVIFVGSLLELMQTPSEIFAGAKTFLTIMLGGMIATNLYAYLSNALRALGDSKTPLYALVVASILNIGLEYFAILVLHLGLLGSSAATILAQAISVVYLFWHIKKKVPDFHLTKDLLGYNPKEILHHARLAVPMGFQSSIIAIGSITLQIALNKMGTNAVATQAIVSKIDQLAMLPMMSIGLAMATFGAQNYGAKQYKRINQGLSRSIAIAVGWSIGFALLLNLAHFYFTTAFISASQTAVIEMASHYYLVNGSFYWLLAILFVTRSTIQGLGNAKIPTLCGFAELFMRAGVAIVGVLLLNYTVIISSNPAAWIGSTSILIPTTIQMVKRFRNNQDLYEKTELIPKRKTLLNVFHH
- a CDS encoding cold-shock protein, whose translation is MAQGTVKWFNATKGFGFITAEDGKDVFAHFSAIQGDGFKTLDEGQKVTFDIEDGPRGPQAVNIEK
- a CDS encoding 5-formyltetrahydrofolate cyclo-ligase; translated protein: MENKVLIRKKMINLLNNFSADEKKRQTGEILSALMASKTWGNADKIALYMATPMEFDLSRLFEVTDKEILIPKCLPKRQMIFAKYDTKHLVRSNFGLMEPDSMVEVIPDLIVVPGLAWNEQGYRIGFGGGYYDRYLSGFEGLTVSVIYDFQKVDFTPEAHDIAVHEVFTAARKD
- a CDS encoding rhomboid family intramembrane serine protease is translated as MNLNDFKRDVTRYKATYILALFTTIVWLWQFISFGSAATSGINLFNAGALFGPAIVQDPTQLWRLVTPIFVHIGWMHFLMNMLTLVFIGRQIETIFGSLRFTAIYILAGVFGNAMTFLLTPNTLSAGASTSLFGLFAAVAGLGFFTGHPFLRQIGKTFAVLIVANLLFNTFDLSTINIWGHIGGALGGALLSAIFPPKAFRPSIPEHYRWFSVIAFVFLLIAFVGLSFVR
- a CDS encoding DUF3284 domain-containing protein, whose amino-acid sequence is MKINKTVDAPREFIFEKIIDSCLYDIEKNTGKRPKVRSLSGYEYTKTFGKNQKGTIKINELTDPSIYEFTTKTNRNTFKTRWELHKIDDRSTDIIIEETQSSNGTIQMLNDKFVGLILGRFKKRQMLAVLDNINRAYNGGRTR
- a CDS encoding VOC family protein, translating into MKIEHIGLMVQDLEQMRQFYEHYFEASAGEKYHNPKTTFQSYFLSFADGARLEIGTKENSVSPLRNTVSTGYAHLAISVGSKERVNQLVQQFQTDGFTIKSGPRTTGDGYYEAVVLDPEKNEIEITI
- a CDS encoding GNAT family N-acetyltransferase — encoded protein: MNTNTKEKKELLDLTIYAFHKPLTAAREAAFYKLLEFSKAYRHLENERLTSMVIDTHFDVFWKKQQLKMSGVGYVASYPEARGNGAIRQLMTQLLRENYEAGTALSYLAPFSYQFYGKFGYSYAFDQKSYTMKAIDFPKGQKTKGEITREVLTESAINDDSADSLLSVLTEIHQQAYNQGSLIRPPYLWDYYFKHKSQPYFAVYREEGKALGYLIYEFSEMTFVIRELIFLTESAKQALYRFVYSHSGSFEKVSWVATSDTQLEYDMPEPTRATIQLIPYMQARIINLHEFLKINGQPNFAAEIVDELIPENNQIVGTGIPEKMTIGEFTAKVLRENHAILREYF
- a CDS encoding DUF871 domain-containing protein, whose product is MGKLGVSVYPERSTFEADKAYLDLAHKYGFKRVFTSLLEIDGDKDAVLASFKKVVDYANGLDMEVMVDINPGLFKQLDISYDDLSFFHEMGADGVRLDIGFTGAEEARMTRNPYGIKIEINMSQGTTYVDSIMDYSPDTEKLLGSHNFYPHRYTGLEFNHYVKCTEKFNGYNLNTMAFVNSHAATFGPWPTQDGLCTLEDHRDLDIATQVKHYKLLGGINDITIANAYASEEELRAMSEAFNAAMPELKVVPRETITEAERKCLYEATHSYRGDKSAYMLRSTMTRVIYKDLDFPPHDNYTIQRGDVIVDNNGYGQYKGETQIALREMENDGRVNVVGRISDDELFLLDFLKPWSSFKFIESD